One Thiocapsa bogorovii DNA segment encodes these proteins:
- a CDS encoding light-harvesting protein, producing MSGLTPEQAKEFHEQFKVTYTAYVGIAALVHLFIIASNPWF from the coding sequence CTGTCCGGGCTCACCCCGGAGCAAGCAAAAGAATTCCACGAGCAGTTCAAGGTCACCTACACCGCGTACGTCGGGATCGCAGCACTCGTGCATCTGTTCATCATTGCGAGCAACCCCTGGTTCTAA
- a CDS encoding SufS family cysteine desulfurase: protein MTPRLSPTPAPSVPLDLTALRAQFPILETRVHDQRLAYLDNAASTQQPLQVIQAVSDYHQQYHANIHRGVYQLSRNATRMHDYAREMVAHFLHAAEPVECLFTRGTTESINLVAASWGRANLKPGDEIILSHLEHHSNIVPWQMACEATGARIRVIPIDDAGELDMNAYRRLLSPRTRLVAVNHVSNALGTINPVKTIIEEAHAAGALALIDGAQWVAHGATDVQALDADFYAFSGHKIYGPTGIGVLYGKRTLLEAMPPYQGGGDMIEQVTFEKTTYAQIPNKFEAGTPHIAGAVGLAAAIEWLEGVGFERICAHEQRLLRLATERLSAIPGLVIKGTAAHKAAVVSWVNVDPPIGTLDIGMQLDLRGICIRTGHHCCQPLMERLGVASTARASFGVYNTEAEVERLADALAEIVSGARVTTVRKAVTGSMVDEVVYPAAAAESPESAAEEIAEIFELLPDWPMRHQQIMDLGEHLTPMPDALKTPETFVPGCQSRVHLAARVRPGSQDVIEFLADSDANIVRGLIALLQQLYSGQTAGAILAFDAQAFFSRLGLDEHLSMTRRNGLVSMVERIRQIAAGLMR from the coding sequence ATGACTCCGCGACTCTCCCCGACCCCCGCACCCTCCGTGCCCTTGGATCTGACGGCCTTGCGCGCCCAATTTCCGATCCTCGAAACCCGGGTGCACGACCAGCGCTTGGCCTATCTGGACAACGCCGCGAGCACCCAGCAGCCGCTCCAGGTCATCCAGGCGGTCAGCGACTATCACCAGCAATACCATGCCAACATCCATCGCGGCGTCTACCAGCTCTCGCGCAATGCGACACGGATGCACGACTATGCGCGCGAGATGGTTGCGCACTTCCTGCACGCCGCCGAGCCGGTCGAGTGTCTCTTTACGCGCGGGACGACCGAGTCCATCAATCTGGTCGCCGCCTCCTGGGGTCGGGCCAACCTGAAGCCCGGCGACGAGATCATCCTTTCTCACTTGGAGCATCACTCCAACATCGTCCCGTGGCAGATGGCCTGCGAGGCCACGGGTGCGCGCATCCGGGTCATCCCGATCGACGATGCCGGTGAGCTCGACATGAACGCCTACCGTCGTTTGCTCTCCCCGCGCACCCGGCTGGTCGCGGTCAATCACGTCTCCAATGCACTCGGAACCATCAACCCGGTCAAGACGATCATCGAAGAGGCCCATGCTGCGGGAGCGCTCGCGCTGATCGACGGCGCCCAGTGGGTCGCTCACGGTGCGACCGATGTCCAGGCGCTCGACGCCGATTTCTATGCCTTCTCCGGACACAAGATTTACGGGCCGACCGGCATCGGGGTGCTCTACGGGAAGCGCACCCTGCTCGAGGCGATGCCGCCGTATCAGGGCGGCGGGGACATGATCGAGCAGGTGACCTTCGAGAAGACGACCTACGCCCAGATTCCGAACAAGTTCGAGGCCGGCACGCCCCATATCGCCGGCGCGGTCGGTCTGGCCGCGGCCATCGAGTGGCTCGAAGGGGTCGGTTTCGAGCGGATCTGCGCGCACGAGCAGCGTCTTCTGCGGCTGGCTACCGAGCGGCTGTCGGCGATCCCCGGCCTCGTGATCAAAGGCACCGCAGCGCATAAGGCTGCCGTGGTCTCCTGGGTCAACGTCGATCCACCGATCGGAACCCTCGATATCGGCATGCAGCTCGACCTTCGGGGTATCTGTATCCGCACCGGCCACCATTGCTGCCAGCCGCTGATGGAGCGCTTGGGGGTCGCCTCGACCGCGCGCGCCTCCTTCGGTGTCTACAACACCGAGGCCGAAGTCGAGCGGCTTGCCGATGCGCTCGCCGAGATCGTCTCGGGTGCTCGCGTTACGACCGTCCGCAAGGCGGTGACCGGCTCGATGGTCGACGAGGTCGTCTATCCGGCGGCAGCAGCGGAATCGCCCGAGTCGGCCGCGGAAGAGATCGCCGAGATCTTCGAGCTTTTGCCCGATTGGCCCATGCGCCATCAGCAGATCATGGATCTCGGCGAGCATCTGACACCCATGCCGGATGCATTGAAGACCCCCGAGACCTTTGTCCCCGGTTGCCAGAGTCGTGTTCATCTTGCGGCACGCGTGCGGCCCGGCTCGCAAGACGTCATCGAGTTCCTCGCCGACAGCGACGCCAACATCGTCCGCGGCCTCATCGCCCTCCTGCAGCAGCTCTACTCCGGCCAAACGGCCGGCGCCATCCTCGCCTTCGATGCGCAAGCCTTCTTCAGCCGTCTCGGTCTCGACGAGCACCTCAGCATGACCCGCCGCAACGGTCTCGTCTCAATGGTCGAGCGGATTCGGCAGATCGCGGCCGGGCTGATGCGTTAG
- a CDS encoding glycogen synthase, giving the protein MYIAMVSAECAPIAKAGGLGDVVHGLSRELLALGQRVEVFLPGYDSLRHDLIEGRREVYPDLRVPYYDQWIDCRVDAGEVDGISCFFIESDSPHRFFQRGRIYGEADDADRFAFFCRAVLEFMLISGRRPEVIHCHDWQTALVPVLLFERYQRLGMTDVRVCYSLHNLGYQGVVGESILRQVGLDPARLITPDRLQDPGNPRAVNLMKGGIVFSNFVNTVSPRYAWEIQNTEQGMGLQDVLKTHDGKFGGVLNGIDDAVWNPATDRHIPEPFDADRLDGKEANRQALRAYLGLVQNEKPIVAVVSRLDYQKGVHLLRFGIAHACACDCQLALLGAALDPVVADQFRRLQEDTEGHPDCRLVLAYDEELSHLIYAGTDLILIPSIYEPCGLTQMIAMKYGVVPIARRVGGLADTVFDANYSDRPFEERNGYLFDDLTESALAAAMERAIDLWRNHREYFRQLQINGMRVDRSWGRPARQYLEIYDHIRVH; this is encoded by the coding sequence ATGTATATCGCCATGGTCAGCGCGGAGTGTGCGCCGATCGCAAAAGCTGGCGGGCTCGGCGATGTCGTGCACGGACTTTCGCGGGAGCTTCTTGCGCTCGGGCAGAGGGTCGAGGTCTTTTTACCGGGATACGATTCGCTGCGGCACGACCTGATCGAGGGGCGCCGCGAGGTCTACCCTGACCTGCGCGTCCCCTATTACGACCAATGGATCGATTGTCGCGTGGATGCGGGCGAGGTCGACGGGATCAGCTGCTTCTTCATCGAGTCCGATTCGCCCCATCGGTTTTTTCAGCGCGGCCGGATCTACGGCGAGGCGGACGATGCGGATCGCTTCGCCTTCTTCTGTCGGGCGGTGCTGGAATTCATGCTGATCTCGGGAAGGCGTCCGGAGGTGATCCATTGTCACGATTGGCAGACCGCGCTGGTCCCCGTCCTCCTGTTCGAGAGGTACCAACGGCTCGGAATGACCGACGTGCGCGTCTGCTACAGCCTCCACAACCTCGGCTACCAGGGTGTCGTCGGAGAATCCATCCTGCGGCAGGTCGGACTGGATCCGGCTCGGCTCATCACGCCGGATCGTCTCCAGGATCCCGGCAATCCGCGCGCGGTGAATCTGATGAAGGGAGGAATCGTTTTTTCCAACTTCGTCAACACCGTCTCGCCGCGCTATGCCTGGGAGATCCAGAACACCGAGCAGGGGATGGGTCTTCAGGACGTTCTGAAGACCCATGACGGCAAGTTCGGCGGTGTGCTGAACGGTATCGACGATGCGGTCTGGAACCCCGCGACCGATCGGCATATCCCGGAGCCCTTCGATGCCGATCGGCTCGACGGCAAAGAGGCCAATCGGCAGGCCTTGCGCGCTTATTTGGGCCTCGTTCAGAACGAGAAGCCCATCGTGGCCGTCGTCAGCCGGCTCGATTATCAGAAAGGCGTGCATCTCCTGCGCTTCGGCATCGCGCACGCATGTGCCTGCGACTGCCAGCTCGCGCTGCTCGGGGCTGCGCTCGACCCGGTGGTCGCCGATCAGTTCCGGCGCCTTCAAGAAGACACCGAGGGGCACCCGGATTGCCGCCTGGTCCTTGCGTATGACGAGGAGTTGTCCCATCTCATCTATGCAGGCACCGACCTGATCCTCATCCCGAGCATCTACGAGCCTTGCGGGTTGACCCAGATGATTGCGATGAAGTACGGCGTGGTCCCGATCGCGCGGCGTGTCGGGGGGCTCGCCGATACGGTCTTCGACGCCAACTACTCGGATCGTCCCTTCGAGGAGCGCAACGGCTATCTCTTCGACGATCTGACCGAGTCCGCCCTGGCCGCCGCCATGGAGCGCGCGATCGATCTGTGGCGCAATCACCGCGAGTATTTTCGCCAGCTCCAGATCAACGGGATGCGTGTGGATCGCTCATGGGGCCGACCGGCACGTCAGTACCTGGAGATCTATGACCATATCCGAGTGCACTGA
- the gltX gene encoding glutamate--tRNA ligase: MTVRTRFAPSPTGYLHVGGARTALFSYLFARKHGGQFVLRIEDTDLERSTAESVNAILEGMTWLGLDYDEGPFYQTQRFERYNQVIDELLAKGLAYRCVCSKERLETLREDQMAQRLKPRYDGHCRGHEIDPNEPHVVRFKNPADGVVVVDDMIRGRIVFANAELDDLVIRRSDGAPTYNLSVVVDDSDMGITHVIRGDDHINNTPRQINILRALGHEPPRYAHVPMILGDDGARLSKRHGAVGVIAYRDQGYLPEALLNYLVRLGWSHGDQELFSLEEMIKLFEIGDVNKAASAFNTEKLDWLNQQYLHHADPARIARLLSPHMGRLDIDPATGPDLVEVVKAQAARAKTLTELAEISAFFYRDFETFDEASAKKHLRLVAREGLERLRAAFELMAYEDWTLEGLKHVVEGVAEELGTAMGKVAQPLRVAIVGRAASPGIDETLRLVGKDATLRRIDKALEYIAARGGNEPS; this comes from the coding sequence ATGACCGTCCGTACCCGATTCGCCCCGTCCCCTACCGGTTATCTGCACGTCGGAGGTGCCCGCACGGCGCTCTTCAGCTATCTCTTTGCGCGCAAGCACGGAGGGCAGTTCGTGCTGCGGATCGAGGATACGGACTTGGAACGCTCGACGGCGGAGTCCGTGAACGCCATTCTCGAGGGCATGACCTGGCTCGGCTTGGACTACGACGAGGGGCCCTTCTATCAGACCCAGCGCTTCGAGCGTTACAACCAGGTGATTGACGAGCTGCTCGCCAAGGGCCTGGCCTATCGCTGCGTTTGCTCCAAGGAGCGCTTGGAGACACTGCGCGAGGACCAGATGGCGCAGCGGCTCAAACCGCGCTACGACGGCCATTGTCGCGGCCATGAGATCGACCCGAACGAGCCGCACGTCGTCCGCTTCAAGAATCCCGCCGACGGCGTCGTGGTCGTCGACGATATGATCCGCGGGCGGATCGTCTTCGCCAACGCCGAGTTGGACGACCTGGTCATCCGACGCAGCGACGGTGCGCCGACCTACAACCTGAGCGTGGTCGTGGACGACTCGGATATGGGCATCACCCATGTCATCCGCGGCGACGATCATATCAACAACACGCCACGTCAGATCAATATCTTGCGTGCGCTCGGCCACGAGCCGCCGCGCTACGCCCATGTCCCGATGATCCTAGGAGACGACGGGGCGCGCCTGTCCAAGCGCCACGGCGCCGTAGGCGTCATCGCCTATCGCGATCAAGGCTATCTTCCCGAAGCCCTGCTCAATTATCTGGTCCGTCTGGGGTGGTCGCACGGCGATCAGGAACTCTTCTCCCTTGAAGAGATGATCAAGCTCTTCGAGATCGGCGACGTCAACAAGGCCGCCTCCGCCTTCAACACCGAAAAGCTTGATTGGCTCAATCAGCAGTATCTGCATCACGCCGATCCGGCACGGATCGCCCGTCTGCTCAGCCCGCACATGGGGCGGCTCGACATCGATCCGGCGACCGGCCCGGACCTGGTCGAGGTGGTCAAGGCCCAGGCCGCGCGTGCCAAGACGCTGACCGAGCTGGCCGAGATCAGCGCTTTCTTCTATCGTGACTTCGAGACCTTCGACGAGGCATCGGCGAAGAAGCATCTGCGCCTGGTGGCCCGCGAGGGGCTGGAGCGCCTGCGCGCGGCCTTTGAGCTGATGGCCTACGAGGATTGGACGCTCGAGGGGCTCAAGCACGTCGTCGAAGGGGTCGCCGAGGAGCTCGGGACCGCGATGGGCAAGGTCGCTCAGCCCCTGCGCGTGGCTATCGTCGGACGTGCCGCCTCGCCGGGTATCGACGAGACCCTGCGGCTGGTCGGCAAGGACGCGACGCTGCGCCGTATCGATAAGGCGTTGGAATACATCGCGGCGCGCGGCGGGAACGAGCCGTCGTAA
- a CDS encoding Mth938-like domain-containing protein has translation MRFSEADGSSGQLIDAYGDDGILIGGRRFTRGLIVTPNRVEEGWGPAHPADLTVEHLDALLAIEPETQVIVLGTGETQVFPDPALYFAVIGRGVGFEVMDTGAACRTYNILISEGRRVVAGLLPLALNHAEPG, from the coding sequence ATGAGATTTTCCGAAGCAGACGGCAGCAGCGGTCAACTGATCGACGCCTACGGGGACGACGGCATCCTGATCGGGGGCCGACGCTTCACCCGCGGGCTGATCGTGACGCCCAACCGGGTCGAAGAGGGCTGGGGTCCGGCGCACCCGGCCGATTTGACGGTCGAGCACTTGGATGCACTGCTCGCGATCGAGCCCGAGACCCAGGTCATTGTGCTCGGCACAGGCGAGACACAGGTCTTCCCCGATCCGGCGCTTTACTTTGCCGTGATCGGGCGCGGTGTCGGCTTCGAGGTCATGGATACAGGTGCCGCCTGTCGGACCTACAACATCCTAATTTCGGAAGGACGGCGCGTCGTCGCCGGCCTGCTGCCCCTGGCGCTGAACCACGCTGAACCGGGCTGA
- a CDS encoding ABC transporter substrate-binding protein, translating into MSKHALIFALALVGFAFSGSTAAADPTKIRFVTDWKAQAPLGGFYQAKALGLYAEQGLDVEIIQGGPSVNVPLLLGSNQVDFGIGSNSFIPLNIVESGIPATAVAAIFQKDPQVLITHSREDIRSIADMKGKPIMISDAGVGSHWIWLKAKFGFTDRQIRKYTYNLAPFLVDPSAIQQGYVTSEPYEIEKASGIAPQVFLLADEDYPSYGTLILASDARIRSDPQQVRAFVAASIAGWEDYLTGDPTPGNTLIKADNPEMTDEVLRHAIAEMNRNRLATAGDAETAGIGVMTDARWQAFFETMSGDGVYPANLDWRRAYSLDFLPTAIPSRP; encoded by the coding sequence ATGTCGAAGCACGCACTGATCTTCGCATTGGCCTTGGTGGGTTTCGCGTTCTCAGGGTCGACGGCGGCCGCCGACCCGACCAAGATCCGTTTCGTCACCGACTGGAAGGCACAGGCCCCCCTGGGCGGCTTCTATCAAGCCAAGGCGCTCGGGCTCTATGCCGAGCAGGGACTCGATGTCGAGATCATTCAGGGCGGCCCCTCGGTGAATGTCCCGCTCTTGTTGGGCTCCAACCAGGTCGATTTCGGGATCGGCTCCAACAGCTTCATCCCGCTCAATATCGTCGAGTCGGGGATCCCGGCCACGGCCGTCGCGGCCATCTTCCAGAAAGACCCGCAGGTCCTGATCACGCACTCGCGCGAGGATATTCGATCCATCGCCGACATGAAGGGCAAACCGATCATGATCTCGGATGCCGGCGTCGGTAGCCACTGGATCTGGCTCAAGGCCAAATTCGGATTCACGGATCGGCAGATCCGCAAATACACCTACAATCTTGCCCCCTTCCTCGTCGACCCGAGTGCGATCCAACAAGGCTACGTTACCAGCGAGCCCTACGAGATCGAGAAGGCGAGCGGCATCGCGCCGCAGGTGTTTCTGCTCGCCGACGAGGACTACCCCTCCTACGGGACCCTGATCTTGGCCTCGGACGCGCGCATCCGAAGCGATCCGCAGCAGGTCCGGGCCTTCGTCGCGGCCTCCATCGCCGGCTGGGAGGACTATCTCACCGGCGACCCGACACCGGGAAATACGCTGATCAAGGCCGACAATCCGGAGATGACCGACGAGGTGCTCCGACACGCCATCGCCGAGATGAACCGCAACCGGCTCGCCACCGCGGGCGATGCCGAGACCGCCGGGATCGGCGTCATGACCGACGCGCGCTGGCAGGCCTTCTTCGAGACCATGTCCGGCGACGGGGTCTATCCGGCGAACCTGGATTGGCGGCGCGCCTATTCGCTCGACTTTCTTCCCACGGCCATCCCCTCAAGGCCGTGA